Proteins encoded in a region of the Magallana gigas chromosome 8, xbMagGiga1.1, whole genome shotgun sequence genome:
- the LOC105332933 gene encoding uncharacterized protein isoform X1 yields the protein MLLRVILRHITVNFKSFGFLYQTIICWSRTKVMADDEGTDVDITHDVFLIHANEPKEDKEFALLKLKPLLERQNLKVLVDEEDFRAGECVLSSIARAVRQCRKSLMVLTKHSQESPWCSLELQMALEKSQRHNIMSVVVLRKGNSVEQEVALDILNYVPHVDIRNDNDINDILDELVSKIKERKHTEEHLPAASIVHSHVWCHYLGLLKYILPDMAACVERTEIYKKCPTRFSKKLYELVPENCQCPRVIEDIPKDSSEQRIIVMTEKLQKLPKLRSGSKREPQMTIYCVRDTDGSEYYCVAEYPAVIAGLGRMIDESSSELRERRIQAGRFYHTLSVLLRHEGLKETLNKAKVIMYNENTPGFVLADVLIKAIKEDLYVESFKEGMLERPLSRRLSSADFKHDAFLLYGDESRVIGTEIIDHLKKRSIKLVTEDQREGQRAISDLEYVVQNCYWTIVILTRKTLKDRTLQLQLISLLESFLEGKKNRLIPVLVDTRHSDIPDAIQFVTYVVVDKNKRYLERLYCALQEKDVPFDEDTLIPAGNVAYGLAWTYVWNYLAFVLKGLDDSIFRALKRHNKSSSIYKEKVYILVPFSCDCKVRLSDADNIISYLDTIRPVFVDHSGNRREYSFDMYTFFDKDEEFVFVGQYAATVTCLYEMWRVKIAGLSEADKIKQAKIFCEEIQTILAQKLIEYAHYCEIVFYDDRKYSLSEEMTRRLKHTP from the exons ATGCTGTTGCGTGTAATCCTTCGACACATAACAGTAAACTTCAAGTCTTTTG GATTTTTATACCAAACCATTATTTGTTGGAGTCGAACCAAGGTAATGGCAGACGATGAAGGTACCGATGTTGACATCACTCATGACGTGTTTCTGATTCACGCCAATGAACCGAAGGAGGACAAAGAATTTGCACTGTTAAAGTTGAAGCCATTGCTTGAACGTCAAAACCTTAAAGTTCTGGTGGATGAAGAGGATTTCCGAGCGGGTGAATGTGTATTATCTAGTATAGCCCGAGCTGTAAGACAGTGCCGGAAGTCCTTGATGGTACTGACAAAACACTCCCAGGAAAGTCCATGGTGTTCATTAGAACTTCAGATGGCTCTAGAGAAGTCTCAACGACATAACATCATGTCTGTTGTTGTTCTGCGAAAAGGAAATTCTGTTGAACAAGAAGTG GCATTGGACATACTAAACTATGTTCCACATGTAGACATACGAAATGACAATGACATCAACGACATCCTAGATGAGCTGGTCTCTAAAATCAAAG aaagaAAACATACTGAAGAACATTTGCCCGCTGCGAGCATTGTGCATTCTCATGTTTGGTGTCATTACTTAGGACTGTTGAAATATATTCTTCCAG ACATGGCAGCTTGTGTAGAGAGAACAGAAATCTACAAGAAATGTCCAACCAGATTTTCTAAGAAATTGTACGAGTTGGTTCCAGAAAACTGCCAGTGTCCTCGAGTCATTGAAGACATACCCAAAGATAGCTCAGAACAGAGAATCATTGTTATGacagaaaaattacaaaaattaccCAAATTACGGTCCGGAAGCAAACGAGAGCCGCAGATGACAATCTATTGCGTCAGAGACACAGATGGCAGC GAGTACTACTGTGTAGCTGAATATCCCGCAGTTATAGCAGGATTAGGAAGAATGATAGATGAATCATCTTCTGAGTTACGTGAGAGGCGGATCCAGGCAGGGCGATTCTACCATACTCTTAGCGTCTTGCTTAGACACGAAGGTTTGAAAGAGACCCTAAACAAAGCCAAAGTAATTATGTACAATG AAAACACACCTGGATTTGTGCTGGCTGATGTTCTTATTAAAGCAATTAAAGAAGATTTGTATGTGGAATCTTTTAAAGAAGGAATG TTAGAGAGACCATTGAGCAGGAGATTAAGCTCAGCTGATTTTAAGCATGATGCTTTTTTGCTTTATGGTGACGAAAGCCGTGTGATTGGGACTGAAATAAttgatcatttgaaaaaaaggagCATAAAGCTAGTTACTGAGGATCAGAGGGAAGGACAAAGAGCCATTTCAGATCTTGAATATGTCGTACAGAATTGCTACTGGACTATTGTGATATTAACAAGAAAAACACTTAAGGATAGAACTTTACAGTTACAATTAATAAGCCTTTTAGAGTCTTTTTTAGagggaaaaaaaaatcgtttaatcCCTGTACTTGTTGACACTAGACACAGCGACATTCCAGATGCCATCCAATTTGTGACTTATGTAGTCGTcgataaaaacaaaagatactTGGAAAGACTGTACTGCGCTTTACAAG AAAAGGATGTCCCTTTTGATGAGGATACCTTGATACCTGCAGGGAACGTTGCATATGGATTGGCATGGACTTACGTTTGGAACTATCTAGCATTCGTTCTGAAAG GATTGGATGATTCTATCTTCAGAGCTTTAAAGAGGCACAACAAAAGCTCTTCCATTTATAAGGAGAAAGTGTACATTTTGGTTCCTTTTTCTTGTGATTGTAAAGTCAGACTGAGTGATGctgataatattatatcatatttggaCACCATCCGTCCAGTATTTGTTGATCACAGTGGCAACAGGCGAGAGTACAGTTTTGACATGTACACATTTTTTGACAAAGATGAA GAGTTTGTATTTGTCGGCCAGTATGCAGCAACCGTTACATGTCTGTACGAAATGTGGAGAGTGAAGATTGCTGGACTGAGTGAAGCAGACAAGATCAAACAGGCCAAGATATTCTGTGAAGAGATTCAGACAATCCTGGCCCAGAAGTTGATAGAATATGCTCATTACTGCGAGATTGTGTTTTATGATG ATAGGAAGTACTCACTTTCTGAGGAGATGACGAGGAGACTGAAACATACACCTTGA
- the LOC105332933 gene encoding uncharacterized protein isoform X3 → MLLRVILRHITVNFKSFGFLYQTIICWSRTKVMADDEGTDVDITHDVFLIHANEPKEDKEFALLKLKPLLERQNLKVLVDEEDFRAGECVLSSIARAVRQCRKSLMVLTKHSQESPWCSLELQMALEKSQRHNIMSVVVLRKGNSVEQEVALDILNYVPHVDIRNDNDINDILDELVSKIKDMAACVERTEIYKKCPTRFSKKLYELVPENCQCPRVIEDIPKDSSEQRIIVMTEKLQKLPKLRSGSKREPQMTIYCVRDTDGSEYYCVAEYPAVIAGLGRMIDESSSELRERRIQAGRFYHTLSVLLRHEGLKETLNKAKVIMYNENTPGFVLADVLIKAIKEDLYVESFKEGMLERPLSRRLSSADFKHDAFLLYGDESRVIGTEIIDHLKKRSIKLVTEDQREGQRAISDLEYVVQNCYWTIVILTRKTLKDRTLQLQLISLLESFLEGKKNRLIPVLVDTRHSDIPDAIQFVTYVVVDKNKRYLERLYCALQEKDVPFDEDTLIPAGNVAYGLAWTYVWNYLAFVLKGLDDSIFRALKRHNKSSSIYKEKVYILVPFSCDCKVRLSDADNIISYLDTIRPVFVDHSGNRREYSFDMYTFFDKDEEFVFVGQYAATVTCLYEMWRVKIAGLSEADKIKQAKIFCEEIQTILAQKLIEYAHYCEIVFYDDRKYSLSEEMTRRLKHTP, encoded by the exons ATGCTGTTGCGTGTAATCCTTCGACACATAACAGTAAACTTCAAGTCTTTTG GATTTTTATACCAAACCATTATTTGTTGGAGTCGAACCAAGGTAATGGCAGACGATGAAGGTACCGATGTTGACATCACTCATGACGTGTTTCTGATTCACGCCAATGAACCGAAGGAGGACAAAGAATTTGCACTGTTAAAGTTGAAGCCATTGCTTGAACGTCAAAACCTTAAAGTTCTGGTGGATGAAGAGGATTTCCGAGCGGGTGAATGTGTATTATCTAGTATAGCCCGAGCTGTAAGACAGTGCCGGAAGTCCTTGATGGTACTGACAAAACACTCCCAGGAAAGTCCATGGTGTTCATTAGAACTTCAGATGGCTCTAGAGAAGTCTCAACGACATAACATCATGTCTGTTGTTGTTCTGCGAAAAGGAAATTCTGTTGAACAAGAAGTG GCATTGGACATACTAAACTATGTTCCACATGTAGACATACGAAATGACAATGACATCAACGACATCCTAGATGAGCTGGTCTCTAAAATCAAAG ACATGGCAGCTTGTGTAGAGAGAACAGAAATCTACAAGAAATGTCCAACCAGATTTTCTAAGAAATTGTACGAGTTGGTTCCAGAAAACTGCCAGTGTCCTCGAGTCATTGAAGACATACCCAAAGATAGCTCAGAACAGAGAATCATTGTTATGacagaaaaattacaaaaattaccCAAATTACGGTCCGGAAGCAAACGAGAGCCGCAGATGACAATCTATTGCGTCAGAGACACAGATGGCAGC GAGTACTACTGTGTAGCTGAATATCCCGCAGTTATAGCAGGATTAGGAAGAATGATAGATGAATCATCTTCTGAGTTACGTGAGAGGCGGATCCAGGCAGGGCGATTCTACCATACTCTTAGCGTCTTGCTTAGACACGAAGGTTTGAAAGAGACCCTAAACAAAGCCAAAGTAATTATGTACAATG AAAACACACCTGGATTTGTGCTGGCTGATGTTCTTATTAAAGCAATTAAAGAAGATTTGTATGTGGAATCTTTTAAAGAAGGAATG TTAGAGAGACCATTGAGCAGGAGATTAAGCTCAGCTGATTTTAAGCATGATGCTTTTTTGCTTTATGGTGACGAAAGCCGTGTGATTGGGACTGAAATAAttgatcatttgaaaaaaaggagCATAAAGCTAGTTACTGAGGATCAGAGGGAAGGACAAAGAGCCATTTCAGATCTTGAATATGTCGTACAGAATTGCTACTGGACTATTGTGATATTAACAAGAAAAACACTTAAGGATAGAACTTTACAGTTACAATTAATAAGCCTTTTAGAGTCTTTTTTAGagggaaaaaaaaatcgtttaatcCCTGTACTTGTTGACACTAGACACAGCGACATTCCAGATGCCATCCAATTTGTGACTTATGTAGTCGTcgataaaaacaaaagatactTGGAAAGACTGTACTGCGCTTTACAAG AAAAGGATGTCCCTTTTGATGAGGATACCTTGATACCTGCAGGGAACGTTGCATATGGATTGGCATGGACTTACGTTTGGAACTATCTAGCATTCGTTCTGAAAG GATTGGATGATTCTATCTTCAGAGCTTTAAAGAGGCACAACAAAAGCTCTTCCATTTATAAGGAGAAAGTGTACATTTTGGTTCCTTTTTCTTGTGATTGTAAAGTCAGACTGAGTGATGctgataatattatatcatatttggaCACCATCCGTCCAGTATTTGTTGATCACAGTGGCAACAGGCGAGAGTACAGTTTTGACATGTACACATTTTTTGACAAAGATGAA GAGTTTGTATTTGTCGGCCAGTATGCAGCAACCGTTACATGTCTGTACGAAATGTGGAGAGTGAAGATTGCTGGACTGAGTGAAGCAGACAAGATCAAACAGGCCAAGATATTCTGTGAAGAGATTCAGACAATCCTGGCCCAGAAGTTGATAGAATATGCTCATTACTGCGAGATTGTGTTTTATGATG ATAGGAAGTACTCACTTTCTGAGGAGATGACGAGGAGACTGAAACATACACCTTGA
- the LOC105332933 gene encoding uncharacterized protein isoform X2, with product MADDEGTDVDITHDVFLIHANEPKEDKEFALLKLKPLLERQNLKVLVDEEDFRAGECVLSSIARAVRQCRKSLMVLTKHSQESPWCSLELQMALEKSQRHNIMSVVVLRKGNSVEQEVALDILNYVPHVDIRNDNDINDILDELVSKIKERKHTEEHLPAASIVHSHVWCHYLGLLKYILPDMAACVERTEIYKKCPTRFSKKLYELVPENCQCPRVIEDIPKDSSEQRIIVMTEKLQKLPKLRSGSKREPQMTIYCVRDTDGSEYYCVAEYPAVIAGLGRMIDESSSELRERRIQAGRFYHTLSVLLRHEGLKETLNKAKVIMYNENTPGFVLADVLIKAIKEDLYVESFKEGMLERPLSRRLSSADFKHDAFLLYGDESRVIGTEIIDHLKKRSIKLVTEDQREGQRAISDLEYVVQNCYWTIVILTRKTLKDRTLQLQLISLLESFLEGKKNRLIPVLVDTRHSDIPDAIQFVTYVVVDKNKRYLERLYCALQEKDVPFDEDTLIPAGNVAYGLAWTYVWNYLAFVLKGLDDSIFRALKRHNKSSSIYKEKVYILVPFSCDCKVRLSDADNIISYLDTIRPVFVDHSGNRREYSFDMYTFFDKDEEFVFVGQYAATVTCLYEMWRVKIAGLSEADKIKQAKIFCEEIQTILAQKLIEYAHYCEIVFYDDRKYSLSEEMTRRLKHTP from the exons ATGGCAGACGATGAAGGTACCGATGTTGACATCACTCATGACGTGTTTCTGATTCACGCCAATGAACCGAAGGAGGACAAAGAATTTGCACTGTTAAAGTTGAAGCCATTGCTTGAACGTCAAAACCTTAAAGTTCTGGTGGATGAAGAGGATTTCCGAGCGGGTGAATGTGTATTATCTAGTATAGCCCGAGCTGTAAGACAGTGCCGGAAGTCCTTGATGGTACTGACAAAACACTCCCAGGAAAGTCCATGGTGTTCATTAGAACTTCAGATGGCTCTAGAGAAGTCTCAACGACATAACATCATGTCTGTTGTTGTTCTGCGAAAAGGAAATTCTGTTGAACAAGAAGTG GCATTGGACATACTAAACTATGTTCCACATGTAGACATACGAAATGACAATGACATCAACGACATCCTAGATGAGCTGGTCTCTAAAATCAAAG aaagaAAACATACTGAAGAACATTTGCCCGCTGCGAGCATTGTGCATTCTCATGTTTGGTGTCATTACTTAGGACTGTTGAAATATATTCTTCCAG ACATGGCAGCTTGTGTAGAGAGAACAGAAATCTACAAGAAATGTCCAACCAGATTTTCTAAGAAATTGTACGAGTTGGTTCCAGAAAACTGCCAGTGTCCTCGAGTCATTGAAGACATACCCAAAGATAGCTCAGAACAGAGAATCATTGTTATGacagaaaaattacaaaaattaccCAAATTACGGTCCGGAAGCAAACGAGAGCCGCAGATGACAATCTATTGCGTCAGAGACACAGATGGCAGC GAGTACTACTGTGTAGCTGAATATCCCGCAGTTATAGCAGGATTAGGAAGAATGATAGATGAATCATCTTCTGAGTTACGTGAGAGGCGGATCCAGGCAGGGCGATTCTACCATACTCTTAGCGTCTTGCTTAGACACGAAGGTTTGAAAGAGACCCTAAACAAAGCCAAAGTAATTATGTACAATG AAAACACACCTGGATTTGTGCTGGCTGATGTTCTTATTAAAGCAATTAAAGAAGATTTGTATGTGGAATCTTTTAAAGAAGGAATG TTAGAGAGACCATTGAGCAGGAGATTAAGCTCAGCTGATTTTAAGCATGATGCTTTTTTGCTTTATGGTGACGAAAGCCGTGTGATTGGGACTGAAATAAttgatcatttgaaaaaaaggagCATAAAGCTAGTTACTGAGGATCAGAGGGAAGGACAAAGAGCCATTTCAGATCTTGAATATGTCGTACAGAATTGCTACTGGACTATTGTGATATTAACAAGAAAAACACTTAAGGATAGAACTTTACAGTTACAATTAATAAGCCTTTTAGAGTCTTTTTTAGagggaaaaaaaaatcgtttaatcCCTGTACTTGTTGACACTAGACACAGCGACATTCCAGATGCCATCCAATTTGTGACTTATGTAGTCGTcgataaaaacaaaagatactTGGAAAGACTGTACTGCGCTTTACAAG AAAAGGATGTCCCTTTTGATGAGGATACCTTGATACCTGCAGGGAACGTTGCATATGGATTGGCATGGACTTACGTTTGGAACTATCTAGCATTCGTTCTGAAAG GATTGGATGATTCTATCTTCAGAGCTTTAAAGAGGCACAACAAAAGCTCTTCCATTTATAAGGAGAAAGTGTACATTTTGGTTCCTTTTTCTTGTGATTGTAAAGTCAGACTGAGTGATGctgataatattatatcatatttggaCACCATCCGTCCAGTATTTGTTGATCACAGTGGCAACAGGCGAGAGTACAGTTTTGACATGTACACATTTTTTGACAAAGATGAA GAGTTTGTATTTGTCGGCCAGTATGCAGCAACCGTTACATGTCTGTACGAAATGTGGAGAGTGAAGATTGCTGGACTGAGTGAAGCAGACAAGATCAAACAGGCCAAGATATTCTGTGAAGAGATTCAGACAATCCTGGCCCAGAAGTTGATAGAATATGCTCATTACTGCGAGATTGTGTTTTATGATG ATAGGAAGTACTCACTTTCTGAGGAGATGACGAGGAGACTGAAACATACACCTTGA